The Xiphophorus maculatus strain JP 163 A chromosome 5, X_maculatus-5.0-male, whole genome shotgun sequence nucleotide sequence AATTCAGAATTGCTATTTTGAGTTTAAATACCTTACAAtttcttgtgaaaataaaataaagtattttattttattttttttaaatgttagccTGTCTTTTATTGGACggctttaaaatataattcGTGTTAGCAGCAGTTATTTATATTCAGTCTGTCAAAGGGTTGGTGTATTGCCTGAGAGAAGTCGTGGGAATCGTGTAACAGAGAGAGTACTAAAAACGGGTAGTTAAGGTGCCTCTTAATCTCGCGATGCCTGTGGGTTATCGGTTCGTGTCAACAATGAGTTTCCCGTTCTCGCGCGATTTAACTACTTTCCCACGCCTGTTGTTTTGGCGTGTGCTTTCTGTTGGTCACCCCATCGCCACCCTTCCTTTTTACCCCTCCCACTTCTCTCACCCTTTTCCCCCATCACATCTCCCTCCGTCAATCTCGTCGCTGCTAGTACGGTTTTTCTGAAGCGGATTGGCTTTGGCGAGAGCTTGGGGGTGGGATCTCGCgattgttggattttttttttcgatGGGGAGGGTTGAGGGGAGATTCGAAGATGGCGCCCGTAGTTACGGGGTAAGTAGAAATTGGACCATAATGTGGTTGAAAATGTCAAGTTATCATACAGAGAAGCACTCCTAGGTTTCACagagtttttattcatattggaagtaatagttttttaaaatattattgttgttaacTCGGTAATTTCACCGAATCCAGCTTGTGGTTTAATGCTGGGTCAGTTTCTCAAAACTATTTTTCGCAGCATGCTGGTTCTCTATTCCTCTTGAATTTCTCCTTAATTATTTCAGATTAGTGCAGATACTTCGTGTCATGTATGTTTTCTTAATCAGATTTTCTCCTTATTTCTCCAGTATATCCCTAAAACGTGTTAATAGCGACATTTTCGAAATTAatactgtaatttatttgtcTCAATAGTTTAAAAAGATATCAGTTACTGCCTTCTTTTTGAAAGTATTAGTTTATTATAGCCAATTCTCTTTCCATACTCCACAACAGCCTATTCCATCTCAACATTtgctcattttattattatagctGCTGATTGATTATATTCCTGGTGAATACATATTGTGCAATAAACTAGAACTGTGTTAGGACAGTAACAGAGGctaaagtttgacttttttgcTCCTGTACTAAGACGACACGTAAAATGCATCAAatcctgttgttgttttgcaggAAGTTTAGTGAGCAGCATCTTCCTCGACGGTTAACGAGGTGAGTAGAGACTCCAACTAAGCCCGACAGAACATACTATTTACAAATACAACTTACCAATTCAGTAAATCATCAAATTTAAATTATCTGAGTTCTGAAATTCAAAAAGTATATAGATTTGCTACCCACCATGAAAATGTACCATGTAATAAAGTGTACATTCTTGGTTGGAGCTTCTTTTACATGCATTACTCCATCAATGACTTGTTGTATGGATGTCGTCAGGATAGTTTGCTGGCTAAGCACAGTGATACCAAAGtcaataaaacaagttttgatgtatttaaagCATACAGCATACCAATTAGGCTTGTCAGCACAAGAAAGCATTAAGTTCTCTGAAATGCCCTGGTAGGACTTGATAAAACACTGTGGATCAAACACAGCAGATGACATGGTTCCTCAAACCATTACTGACCGTGGAAACTTCACCCTGGATCTTAAGCAATCTAGATTCTGCAGCTCTGTGCTTGTCTTCCAGACTGTGAGACCtggattttaaatcaaatgtaatcTTTTCCTATTTGTGTATGAATTAAATAATGCATTATTTCATTGCcatcttctttttaaattacctttGTTAGTTCCTTGTAAAGGGAGCTAAAAATCTGACATtagggcgtgctgtggtggtgtaggggatagcgcgacccacgtttttAGGCCTTGAGTCTTCGTCgcgggtttgattcccggacgtcttcttccccctttcctgtcagcctactttcatataagggacacagtagagcccacaaaagaccccctggaggggagaaaaaaaaaatcagacattgtACACAGTCATATGATTGCGTACTACCGACATACATGTACACAAACCATTTCTGTATTGAAATCATTTcgataatttttttgtaaggtATTCCAACTTACAAAGTGTaggagtttcactttttgaacagGATTACCGAAATAAACGTtttcatattctaatttactgagttGCACCCGTATTAACGGTCGATTGCTATTTTTGGTATTTAATACATCTTTTTTTCAGGGAGGCTATGAGGTCTTACTTGAAAGAGAAGCAGGATCAGACAGTCCTCATACTGCATGCAAAAGTGGCACAAAAGTCATATGGAAACGAGAAAAGGTTTGTGAGAGGccgatttatttaaataaaaaatattttctgaacagAATACATGTTTGGAGctttctcatattattattgTCCCCGTTAGGTTTTTCTGCCCGCCACCATGTGTGTATCTGATGGGGACGGGTTGGCAGAAGAAAGTGAAGGAGTTTGTGAAGGAAGGTTGCTCTGAACAAGAGGCCCAGCCTTATGTTTTCATTGGGATAGGCAGCAGTGAGCAAGACATGCAGCAACTTTTTCTGGAGGGAAAGGTGAGTCACAAATAACGATATAACATGGGCTCACAGTGTTTTACCAGGGTATTTTGCCACACCACAGGCACAAACATCAATGCGTTGTATTTGAATCTGTGTTATAGATAAGGGTGTAATAGTATCAAGAAACCAGCTGATGGTTTCTTGATACCATCAGCTGGTATCAAGCTGATGGTATCAACCAGATAATGGTTTCTTGATACTAGTtgaggtttgttttgtttttttactttattcagcAGTATCTCAAGTCTCAAGTAATTCTAAAAGTGATCTGCATAGTGCtaactccaggtttgttttgattttcgtTAACTAATAAGGTTGTCATGAAACAATAAAGACACTAGACAACAAGATTTCTGTATGGGAAGTTTCTGAATAACACTGTGCTGACATTTGATAATTGAAACAAGTGTAGATTCCTTTGGAGGAATTCTGATATATAAACAATGCAAATGATTTATGAATTGAGTGCAGCTGCTGTATAAACTCCTGCTGTTAAGGTACTTGGTGCTGTTTAAAAGCTGCAGACAGTTGGATTTTCCTGTATATCAGTAATATTTACATTCAGCTTGAGGTAGTTTCAGGTGTCTAATTAAGTTAATTATAGAGAGAGCTTTGTAATTTGttgctaataaaaaatattttatcaggaACAATGATGAAAGAACCTAGACAAAAGGAAAGTTCACTGTAGCTGACTGAGAAACCAGCTAATCAGTAGGTTGAATAAGTAGACACCAGCCAGAGAGCTCCAGAGATCCAGTAGGAGAATCAGTAGACAGGATATCTCACTCAACAAGTCTAACCTTAGACTTTCTCATATTTAAGAAAGATCCCAGAAATTccagatttaaattttaaaactgctgtttAAAACTCTGACTGAGCAGAAGCTATTTTGCTAAAAGTGGACAGAGCTATTGAACCAAATATAATGTAGTGACAGTtgcaagtgttttatttttctatcataTGATTTATTCAGATAGGCTAAATACAGATGCACTGAACAATTTTCTGACTTCTATTTGCAATAAATTCTAGAAGCCCTCTGTCTTCCCCCTGGCCCTTGACAACAACACACTGCTTTTTTGTTGGAGTACCACAAATCCCAATAAACTACTCCTATGTTTGATagcaatttgacaaaatgtgggaaatCGCATGGAGCATGAACAGTTTTACAAATTATTGTGTATGCAGCAGCCTTATTCTTTAGAAACTCGttctttcaaaaacataaaaaaggaattgaaagCGGATCAAACTCGGTGTGTCCTCAAAAACACCTCTAACATTTTGTCCTCTCTCTGCGGTAGAACTTCTGCACAGCTAAAACCCTGTATATCAGTGACTCAGACAAAAGAAAGCACTTCATGCTGTCTGTGAAGATGTTACATGGAAACAGCTCAGATATCGGAGTTTTCCCCAGCAAGAGGATCAAAGTCATCTCCAAACCTTCCAAGAAGAAACAGTCCCTGAAAAATGCAGACTGTGAGTCCACACCACATTACTGTATTGATTTAATCTCTTGGAGaacatttggtttaattttcCTCTCCATCTTTTACCAGTGTGCATAGCTTCTGGGACTAAAGTGGCCTTGTTCAACCGCTTGCGTTCCCAAACAGTCAGTACCAGGTACCTTCATGTTGAGGGAGGGAACTTTCATGCCAGCTCCCAACAATGGGGTGCCTTCTACATCCACCTGTGTGAGTcaatcttttgtcttttttttttttttttactttcggttatttatgtctttatttgaaCAAGTAGATGCTCAGAGAATTTTCTCAATTTGTTTAGTGGATGATGATGAATCTGAAGGAGAAGAATTCACTGTAAAAGATGGCTACATTCACTATGGCCAGACAGTGAAATTGGTCTGCTCTGTTACTGGCCTGGCCCTGCCTAGACTGGTATGTAAGTTGCTGTTGCACAAATGTCCTGAAGTGTAGCcctaagtttttgttttttgtttgtgtcggTGTTTTCTTTGGCAGCGTAC carries:
- the LOC102220009 gene encoding recombining binding protein suppressor of hairless-like, whose protein sequence is MAPVVTGKFSEQHLPRRLTREAMRSYLKEKQDQTVLILHAKVAQKSYGNEKRFFCPPPCVYLMGTGWQKKVKEFVKEGCSEQEAQPYVFIGIGSSEQDMQQLFLEGKNFCTAKTLYISDSDKRKHFMLSVKMLHGNSSDIGVFPSKRIKVISKPSKKKQSLKNADLCIASGTKVALFNRLRSQTVSTRYLHVEGGNFHASSQQWGAFYIHLLDDDESEGEEFTVKDGYIHYGQTVKLVCSVTGLALPRLIIRKVDKQAAQLDADDPVSQLHKCAFYLKDTEKMYLCLSQERIIQYQGTPCPKDSRKENINDGAAWTIISTDKAEYTFCEGMGPVPTPVSPVPVVESLQLNGGGDVAMLEVTGQNFTPNLRVWFGDVEAETMYRCGESILCVVPDISSFREGWRWVLQPVQVPVTLVRNDGIIYPTGLTFTYTPEPGPRPHCSATGIILRSNSNASSSPASSSSPSSSVGGHGDGHAASSSDSGVSALT